Genomic DNA from Chelonia mydas isolate rCheMyd1 chromosome 6, rCheMyd1.pri.v2, whole genome shotgun sequence:
TGGAACCAAAAGCTTTTGCTGTTAGCTTTGTTGACAGCGCCTGAGAAAAAACGCAGCTTGCAAGAGTTGCTGTCATGGATCTGTAACACTGTAAACATGTGGTTATTTTTAATAACTGTCTCTGTAGAGAAAGCAAGCCACTGACTTACAGTCTGCGGTCGTAATAACCATGACACAGTGTAATTTGCAAGGGGTTCACCTCCTTACTTGTCCCTTGGTTTATGAGTAACCGGAGGGCTTCTTAGTGGATTCAAGCAGGCGAGACATGGAGCTTACAGAGTAAATGGAGCAAGGGGGTGTCATTTTTAAGGTCACTGTGAGAGCATACCCACAGTTTACGAGGAGACTCTACTTGGGCACCTTGGGGTACCCatgtcacttttttttcccctttctttgtcTGCTCTTTAAAAGTTTTTAGTGCAGGTGGAAAGGTGCTGGATTGCTCCCCCAGCAAAGGCTCAGCATGGACTGCAGCGCTGAGAGGGTGGGTCAGTGTCCCTGTCCACTCAGTCCTTGGTATCTCCGCGAAGGCTGTCAGCAGGAGTGCCAAAGGACAGACTCCGTCCACCCACCCATTTCAGGTTGCAGGGAGCTACCCAATTAACCCCTCCTCTGTCACTGCTGCCCTGGTCAGCTTTCAACAGCACCCAGAGCCTTCCGCTGTTTTATCAGCCCATGTGCCTCTGTCCATCCTCCACACCCAAGAACAATACCCTGGAAGTTATCAGTTCCAGAAGTCTGGTAGTGACAGAAAGCTACCCACATCCTTTTAGTTAGAGCCACTGGGCCTTTATCTGCACTCACGCCATTGCCTTCATTCACTGCAGCAAACATATGTACAGGGGGTTCACCCCACTCATCCTGACCACCCCTAACACTGGGACCGTGGTGCTAAGTTTTCAGCCTCATTTTGCCCTCCTGAAGATGTAAAGGGGGCAGAGGAATCAGGATGGGAAATCCCAGCCATTAACATCAGCGGGGAGAGGATTTCACTTGCTAGCTTTGATCCCctttgtgtgggtgtggggggcaaaCCGCTTACCCACCAGCGTAGTtcttttgacttcactgggctcgCACAGGTTAATAAAGTGGCCCAGTGTTGGCAGGATTGGTGCGTCCCAAAACCCGGTTTGCCTGGCTGCACCTGAAAGCCCACGCTCCAAAGGCCCCCTAGAAATAGGGCCGCTTCATAACTGATTTGCCAGGGTCGATGTGATGTTAAACCCACGTATTCCCCAGTGATTTTAAACCCTGGGTACAGAATACACCTCTGGAGCGGACACCCTCCCCGCGGGGGGAGAGCCAGGAGTGCAGTGGACCCCCTGAATGGGGCACAGCGCCCCAGCCCTCCTGTTTGCCCGGCGGCCCTAGAAGCACCAACCCCGCTGCCCAGTTGCTTCCAGGCTAGGGCCAGGGGTGAAGCCGCCCAGGGGACAAGCCAGCTCCTAGCAAGGAGGGTGTAAGGCTAtactggggagagggggatgtTACTCCGGCCGGACCCAAAGCCCGCCGACTGAAGTCAGGGGGAAGACGGCCCTCGGGATCAGGGCGGCCCCAGTTACGGTGGGGCGCTTGGGCCCCCCTGCAGGATCGGGACCGCGCACAAGCATCGCCCCAGCGCCCTCTCCCCCCGCTGCTACTCACgatgaggggcagggagcagacggTGAAGAGGACGGTCATGAGGGCCAGCAGGACGAGGTGATCCAGCTCCTCCATGCGCGGCGCGGCGGGGGCCCGGGCGGCGGGCCGGCCGCTGCGGCGGTGGGGCCGGCGGGCCATGCGGTAGAGGCTGCGCATGCTGGCCAGGTTGCAGAGCCCGATGGCCAGCCCCAGCGCGCCCAGCAGGCTGGCGTAGAGCACGGAGTAGCCCCGCGCCGGGGCGGCGCCGCCGGCCATGCGGATGAAGCACCAGGTGCCCGGGCAGTACTGCACGGTGGCGCCGAAGCCCAGCAGCGGCAGGGCGCAGAAGAGGGCGCacagggcggcggcggcggcggccagcagggcggcggcCCGGCGGCGCGGCAGGTGGCGCTGGTAGAAGTAGGGGTGGGCCAGCGAGAGCCAGCACTCCAgggccatggccagcagcagcagcgtgggCGCCAGCCCGAAGAAGGCCATGAGGAAGGCGAAGAGCTGGCACAGGCGGCCCGGCTGCCCCCCGGCGGCGGCCCCCGCCGGCCACAGCTCGCTCAGGCTCCGGTTGCGGGCGTAGGCCACCAGCACCATGGGGCTGAGCAGGCACTTGCCCAGCAGGTCGGTGACCGCCAGCCCGCTCACCAGCAGGTAGAAGGCGGAGGCCGGCgggggccgcccgcgccgcagccgCTGCTGGCCCAGCAGGAAGAGGGCGAGCAGGTTCCCCAGCAGCCCGGCGCCGAAGAGCAGCGAGCCGGGCAGCGCCGACTCGCCGCCCTCGAGGGCGCGGCTGCTCCGGCAGCGGTAGCCGTCGGCTTCCATGGGGAGCGAGAGAAGAGCCCGGCGGggcgggacgggacgggacgggacaaGAGCCCAGCCGGCCGGGGCGCTGGCCCCCGGGGATTAGCGGGGAGGAGGGTCCGGGAGCTCAGCCCGCtcggggaggggaaagggagagcccGGCCCtgcgggcgggggagggaggtgccGGCTGGCCGGGTGTGTGGGGAGCGGGTGGGGGCCAGACACGCTGCCGGCGCGGGAGGGTGTCCGGGAACCCGACGGGGCGGCCAGGGGCGGCCTCGGAGGGAGCCCCGGGCAGCGGCCGGGCTCCTTTGCGGGGAGCGGCGTCCCCGGCGCTGGGGCTCAGACCCGCCCGGGAGGCTGCTGCGGGCGAGCAACGGGGCCCGGTCTCTGTGGGTCGCTCTGCCCCGGCTCGTTTGTCTCCTCGGCCACGTGGAGCGACGGGACCCGCCAGGCGGGGCCAGCCCCGGCGACAGCCGCCTGCTGCCCCCGCCGACACAGGGCGAGGTCCGGCGGGAAACCCCAGCGAAAACTCCGGGAGGTCCATGGGAGGCTTATCCAGCCCTCCCTGCTATGGCCCGATGCAGCTCCCCGCCTGAGCCGCTTTGCCTGCGCTTGCCCGGTGCCCGGCTTTTCCCAGCTGTCTGCGATGTCTCCCGAGCAGCTCGGAGGATCGGGGCGGTGCGGTGTGGTTACGCTAGGCAGAGAATCAATCCTCCACccgagcagcctgcctgcacggCTGTCACCTCCGGGGAAGGTTTCGCTCTCTTGACACCCGCTTGCCTGTGACTtcagcttcctcttcccccaggtcGCTGCTGGAGCCTGTGCGGTTTGCAAATGTTTCGGTCTCGTTTTGAAGCGCGCACAGCATCGTGCCGAAGGGCTGGAGAAAGCCACTCGCCCCCGGGGGAGGAAAGTTCCCGACTGGCAAGTTAAGAGGGtgcgggggccaggctgtgggTTTCTGTTTCACTCCACCTTTCCCAGGCTTGGGATGCAATTGACGTTTTGGCCCTTGTGGTCGCAGAGAGAAACTCCTGAATGGGAACTGATGCActgataaaaagaacaggaggacttgtggcaccttagagactaacaattatatgtgagcataagctttggtgggctacagcccacttcatcggatgcatgcactgATGTCTCCcagagtctgcagacagacagctccTGTGCCTCCCCTGCTGCGCAGAGCTTTGCCAAGGAGGAGCTGTGTGAaattcgtagaatcatagaagattaggggtggaagggacctcaggaggtcatcgaggccaaccccctgctcaaagcaggaccaatccccaactaaaatcatcccagccagggctttgtcaagccgggccttaaaaacctgtaaggaaggagattccaccacctccctaggtaacgcattccagtgcttcgccaccctcctagtgaaaaagtttttcctaatatccaacctagacctcccccactgcagcttgagaccattgctccttgatctgtcatctgccaccactgagaacagccgagctccatcctctttggaacgccccttcaggtagttgaaggctgctatcaaattccccccactcttctcttctgcagactaaataaccccaattccctcagcctctcctcgtaaatcatgtgccccagccccctaatcattttgccctctgctggactctcaaatttgtccacatcctttcctgtagtggggggcccaaaaatGGATGCAgtacttcagatgtggcctcaccagtgccgaatagaggggaataatcacttccctcgatcttctggcattgctcctactaatgcagtccaatatgccgttagccttcttggcaacaaggacacactgttgactcatatctggcttctcatccactgtaatccctaggtccttctctgcagatctgctgcttagc
This window encodes:
- the PTGDR gene encoding prostaglandin D2 receptor; protein product: MEADGYRCRSSRALEGGESALPGSLLFGAGLLGNLLALFLLGQQRLRRGRPPPASAFYLLVSGLAVTDLLGKCLLSPMVLVAYARNRSLSELWPAGAAAGGQPGRLCQLFAFLMAFFGLAPTLLLLAMALECWLSLAHPYFYQRHLPRRRAAALLAAAAAALCALFCALPLLGFGATVQYCPGTWCFIRMAGGAAPARGYSVLYASLLGALGLAIGLCNLASMRSLYRMARRPHRRSGRPAARAPAAPRMEELDHLVLLALMTVLFTVCSLPLIVRAYVGAFAADFNEKADLTALRFLSVNSIVDPWVFIIFRTSVFRKFLHRVCRRLNSKKATTPRLL